A genomic window from Methanosphaera sp. WGK6 includes:
- a CDS encoding PDGLE domain-containing protein: MNTKNVYIGIFAIAIIICVLSPFLASGDPDGLEASAEHLNPDALEEEQVISPIMPDYTLENMEDNPLVGVGCLIIGAIISVALAYGVFYLISNKN, from the coding sequence ATGAATACAAAAAATGTTTACATAGGAATATTTGCTATAGCAATAATTATTTGTGTATTATCACCATTTTTAGCTTCAGGAGATCCTGATGGACTAGAAGCATCAGCCGAACATTTAAATCCAGATGCTTTAGAAGAAGAACAAGTTATAAGTCCAATTATGCCTGATTACACATTAGAAAATATGGAAGATAATCCACTAGTAGGAGTAGGTTGTTTAATTATTGGTGCTATAATATCTGTAGCATTAGCTTATGGTGTGTTTTACCTAATAAGTAATAAAAATTAA
- the cbiM gene encoding cobalt transporter CbiM, translating to MHIPDGFISLPLCAILYIIAIIAIYLSAKWSRENLNEKYIPLLAVLSAGIFAIMSFNLPVPFGSSGHLLGAALVAIIFCSPYAAILVLTVVLLIQALFFGDGGITALGANIVNMGVVGGFVGYYGYISLNKIIGKYPSVFIASWAACFIAALVAAIEMAISGTFPLDLGIFYMGGYHAMIGLIEAVITVIIIKGIESVRPDLLAWNRKGE from the coding sequence TTGCAATAATAGCAATATATTTATCAGCAAAATGGAGTAGAGAAAATTTAAATGAAAAATACATACCACTACTTGCAGTATTATCTGCAGGAATTTTTGCAATAATGTCATTTAATTTACCAGTTCCCTTCGGATCTAGCGGTCATTTACTGGGAGCTGCATTAGTAGCAATAATTTTCTGTAGTCCTTATGCTGCAATTTTAGTGTTAACAGTTGTACTTTTAATACAAGCACTATTCTTTGGAGATGGCGGTATCACAGCTCTTGGAGCAAATATCGTAAATATGGGTGTTGTTGGTGGATTTGTAGGTTATTATGGATACATATCACTTAATAAAATAATTGGAAAATACCCTAGCGTATTTATAGCATCATGGGCTGCATGTTTTATAGCAGCATTAGTTGCTGCTATTGAAATGGCAATTAGTGGTACATTCCCATTAGATTTAGGAATATTTTATATGGGAGGATATCATGCCATGATTGGACTTATTGAAGCAGTGATTACTGTGATAATTATAAAAGGAATAGAATCAGTACGTCCAGACTTATTAGCATGGAATAGAAAAGGTGAATAA